From the genome of Chlamydiota bacterium, one region includes:
- the grxD gene encoding Glutaredoxin-4 — MEQKLISQEEILAKKAQIEDDIKNFNILLYIKGDGRFPQCSYSAQVVEILNAIGVKFEVRDCLEDLVLRQAIKEYSNWPTLPQLYINQEFIGGCDTVQELFTSGELQRLLSKEI; from the coding sequence ATGGAACAAAAATTAATTTCTCAAGAAGAGATTTTGGCAAAAAAAGCACAAATCGAAGACGATATTAAAAATTTTAATATCCTTTTGTATATCAAAGGAGACGGGCGTTTTCCCCAGTGTAGCTATTCTGCCCAAGTTGTCGAAATTCTCAATGCTATCGGTGTAAAATTTGAAGTGCGTGATTGTTTAGAAGATCTCGTTCTTAGACAAGCCATTAAAGAGTATTCTAATTGGCCAACACTTCCGCAACTTTATATCAACCAAGAGTTTATTGGAGGATGTGACACAGTTCAGGAGTTATTTACGTCCGGCGAATTACAACGCCTTTTAAGCAAGGAAATCTAA